In Allomuricauda ruestringensis DSM 13258, the following proteins share a genomic window:
- a CDS encoding TetR family transcriptional regulator C-terminal domain-containing protein, producing the protein MANTSKSKITEDKIISLFMDSVLEHEKVPSSVFKFCKEHKIKEEEFYGLFGSFESLKQSIWNKFFDNSYGVMQKNKQYASMTNEEKMLTFFFTFFENLTLNRSYVLFIMKENKYSLEGLGQLKELRKKFKDFASTLIEERNEERNFKVLKYNAPLFSEGAWLQFLFILKFWMEDGSPGLEKTDIAIEKSVTTIFQIFESTPLEKIVDFGKFLYKEKFV; encoded by the coding sequence ATGGCAAATACTAGTAAATCCAAGATTACCGAAGATAAAATTATAAGCTTGTTCATGGACTCTGTACTGGAACACGAAAAGGTGCCAAGCTCAGTATTCAAATTCTGTAAAGAGCATAAAATAAAAGAAGAGGAGTTTTATGGATTATTTGGCTCGTTTGAATCGCTTAAGCAATCCATTTGGAACAAATTTTTTGACAACAGTTACGGAGTAATGCAGAAGAATAAACAATATGCTTCCATGACAAATGAGGAGAAGATGCTTACTTTTTTCTTCACCTTTTTTGAGAATTTGACCTTGAACAGGAGTTATGTGCTATTTATAATGAAAGAAAACAAGTACTCCTTGGAAGGATTGGGCCAATTAAAAGAATTACGGAAAAAATTCAAAGATTTTGCGTCCACACTTATTGAAGAGCGAAACGAGGAAAGAAACTTCAAAGTCCTTAAATATAATGCACCGCTGTTCTCGGAAGGTGCTTGGTTGCAGTTTTTGTTCATTTTAAAATTCTGGATGGAAGACGGTTCCCCTGGCTTGGAAAAAACGGACATCGCCATCGAAAAGTCAGTAACCACCATTTTTCAAATATTTGAAAGTACGCCACTGGAAAAAATAGTGGACTTTGGAAAATTCCTCTACAAGGAAAAATTTGTATAA
- a CDS encoding outer membrane beta-barrel family protein, translated as MRHVSILFALFLCTVFPSISLANDPGTALGSVNGKVVDNISNQPVAYAAVVIKSEDGTETITGSITTEEGEFEIKKLPDGTFTFEVQFIGYKTYSQKLEIAKGKRNLNLGTVTLEEETKELEGVEVVAERTTIEQRVDRKVINVGKDLTTAGASASDIMNNIPSVNVDSQTGDITLRGNSNVRVMVDGKLSNVPVAQLLKQIPSTSIKSIELITNPSAKYNPEGMSGIINIVLHKNANIGFNGNVNMGLTKGIEAKFNSSIDLNYRNGKFNFYGNYGNNIGKWVNDGSILRIRENSRQKFDFFNNNKSHLYKVGVDFYLNDKNTISFFTNQNIYEGEGDGKTQVSYFNNPSRNVTQLFFDDSNNRSEQYNFDYKLDFNKEGHNIELEVDHNQFESEQDADFSSIGASTYPDYMDFVDTERTQTTANLDYVNPLDSISKLEVGLQSRNFETKVDYSSTGQTFNSEGNLVPTPSTKFVYDMDIYSAYATFGQSYEKWSYQMGVRVEDVQVKADTNAVRSFTDKYTEIYPSAFVTYKPNEKDQIQISYSRRVDRPGLQQVNPIREFATPLISSFGNPNLVPQFTSSYEANYTKRIKNGSVTGGVFYRSISDEINRAIYIDRLDLNKTILTFDNFDKTSAYGVELSTNYKPIKWWNINGSFDLFSQTQRGITETLNSTDPNPSEDDIVEERVEVDNTAWNLRMNNSFTVTKKLTLQAFGFYRGRNKSIQFDAQPMYFVNLGARYSFAEGKGTLSFNYNDIFNTMRFAFEGDYPYAQEGAFNWESNNVYVGLSYRFGSGKNRAKSRKRRDSNTKQGGGGIL; from the coding sequence ATGAGACATGTGAGCATTCTTTTTGCACTATTCTTGTGCACTGTATTTCCTTCAATTTCTTTAGCAAACGACCCCGGCACGGCTTTAGGCTCCGTTAACGGAAAGGTTGTGGACAACATTTCCAACCAACCGGTAGCTTATGCAGCAGTGGTCATCAAATCCGAAGATGGCACCGAGACCATTACCGGTAGCATTACTACCGAAGAGGGTGAGTTTGAAATTAAAAAGCTCCCCGACGGTACTTTTACTTTTGAAGTACAGTTTATCGGCTACAAAACCTACTCCCAAAAACTAGAGATAGCCAAAGGAAAACGGAACCTGAACTTGGGAACCGTAACCTTGGAGGAAGAGACCAAGGAACTGGAAGGCGTTGAGGTGGTGGCCGAACGAACCACCATAGAACAACGTGTGGACCGAAAGGTAATCAATGTAGGAAAAGACCTTACGACCGCAGGTGCTTCGGCATCGGATATTATGAACAACATTCCGTCCGTAAATGTGGATTCCCAAACTGGCGATATTACGCTACGTGGAAATTCCAATGTGCGGGTCATGGTCGATGGAAAGTTGTCCAACGTGCCCGTAGCACAATTGCTCAAGCAAATTCCGTCCACATCCATAAAATCCATAGAACTGATCACCAATCCGTCTGCCAAGTATAATCCCGAAGGGATGAGCGGCATCATCAATATTGTTTTGCACAAGAATGCAAATATTGGCTTCAACGGAAATGTGAACATGGGTCTTACCAAAGGTATCGAGGCCAAATTCAATAGCTCTATCGATTTGAACTACCGCAATGGAAAATTCAACTTTTATGGAAATTACGGAAACAATATCGGTAAATGGGTCAACGACGGAAGCATTCTTCGAATCAGGGAAAACTCCCGTCAAAAGTTTGACTTCTTCAATAACAACAAATCCCATCTCTATAAAGTGGGGGTCGATTTCTATCTGAATGACAAAAACACCATATCCTTCTTTACCAATCAAAATATTTATGAAGGAGAAGGAGATGGTAAAACTCAGGTTTCGTATTTCAACAATCCATCCAGAAATGTGACCCAATTGTTCTTTGACGACTCCAACAACCGTAGCGAGCAATACAATTTTGACTATAAACTGGACTTTAACAAGGAAGGGCACAACATAGAGCTGGAAGTGGACCACAACCAGTTTGAAAGCGAACAAGATGCCGATTTTAGCTCCATAGGAGCATCTACCTATCCGGATTATATGGATTTTGTGGATACTGAACGTACCCAAACAACGGCCAATTTAGATTACGTGAATCCGCTGGACAGTATTTCCAAGTTGGAAGTGGGATTGCAATCCAGAAATTTTGAGACCAAGGTGGATTATTCCTCCACGGGTCAAACTTTCAATTCCGAAGGAAACTTGGTGCCGACACCATCCACCAAATTTGTATACGACATGGATATCTATTCCGCTTACGCCACTTTTGGACAGTCCTATGAGAAATGGTCCTATCAAATGGGTGTTCGAGTAGAGGATGTGCAGGTAAAAGCGGATACCAATGCGGTACGTTCCTTCACTGACAAGTATACCGAAATATATCCCTCCGCATTCGTTACCTACAAACCTAACGAAAAAGACCAGATACAAATTAGTTATAGCAGACGTGTGGACAGACCGGGACTGCAACAAGTAAACCCAATTCGAGAGTTTGCCACCCCTTTGATATCTTCCTTTGGTAACCCAAATTTGGTTCCCCAGTTTACAAGCTCTTATGAAGCCAATTACACCAAAAGAATCAAAAATGGTAGTGTTACGGGCGGTGTTTTTTACAGAAGTATTTCCGACGAAATCAATAGGGCCATTTATATCGACCGTTTGGATCTAAACAAGACCATCCTGACTTTTGACAACTTTGATAAAACCTCCGCCTACGGGGTAGAGTTATCCACAAACTACAAGCCCATTAAATGGTGGAACATTAACGGCAGTTTTGACCTTTTTTCGCAGACGCAAAGAGGTATTACGGAAACGTTGAATTCCACGGACCCCAACCCAAGCGAGGACGATATTGTTGAAGAAAGAGTGGAGGTCGACAACACGGCTTGGAACCTTAGGATGAACAATAGCTTCACCGTAACCAAAAAATTGACGCTGCAAGCTTTTGGTTTTTACCGCGGACGAAACAAAAGCATACAGTTTGATGCACAACCCATGTATTTTGTGAATTTGGGCGCACGCTACAGCTTTGCCGAAGGCAAAGGCACCCTTAGCTTTAACTACAACGATATTTTCAACACAATGCGCTTCGCCTTTGAAGGTGATTATCCCTATGCGCAAGAAGGTGCTTTTAACTGGGAGAGCAATAATGTATATGTTGGACTATCGTACCGATTTGGAAGTGGAAAAAACCGTGCTAAGTCACGTAAAAGAAGGGATAGCAACACCAAACAAGGCGGTGGTGGAATCTTATAA
- a CDS encoding MauE/DoxX family redox-associated membrane protein, which translates to METPWHLYLMAGMYIVAGLMHFIKPKMYMRIMPLYLPNHKLLVYISGIAEILLGIGVCFEATRKLSTFGIILMLAAFLSVHFYMLSGEKASAGIPKWILILRIPLQFFLMYWAYYYAYF; encoded by the coding sequence ATGGAAACTCCGTGGCACCTTTACCTAATGGCCGGAATGTATATAGTTGCAGGTTTAATGCACTTTATAAAGCCAAAAATGTACATGCGCATTATGCCGCTGTACTTGCCCAACCATAAACTTTTGGTATATATAAGTGGTATTGCTGAAATCCTATTGGGTATTGGAGTATGCTTTGAAGCTACCCGAAAACTGAGCACATTTGGAATAATTTTGATGCTGGCAGCATTTCTGTCCGTGCATTTTTACATGCTTTCCGGCGAAAAAGCATCCGCTGGTATTCCCAAATGGATTTTGATTCTTCGGATTCCCCTTCAGTTCTTTTTGATGTATTGGGCGTATTACTATGCTTATTTCTAG
- a CDS encoding ABC1 kinase family protein, whose amino-acid sequence MKRLDTIPTGKIERAGKLVKTGVKIGGNYVKYYGKKLVDPQTNRDTLNQDNAEDIYDGLKSLKGSALKVAQMLSMEKNLLPRAYVEKFSLSQFSVPPLSAPLVRKTFKKYLGKYPEDVFDGFEKDSVNAASIGQVHRANKDGKKLAVKIQYPGVAESISSDLALVKPVAIKMFNLKGKDSEKYFKEVEHKLVEETNYILELEQSDEITTACTVIPNMQFPKYYRELSSERILTMDWMEGIHLGEFTQTDFDADLGNKLGQALWDFYMFQIHKLRRVHADPHPGNFLVSSEGSLIAIDFGCIKEIPEEFYVPYFELAKEENINNDEVFMEKLYELEILTSTDSEEELQFFKALFKEMLTIFTSPFHRETFDFGHEGFWAKIANLSERYSKDEQIRKMNGNRGSKHFLYINRTFFGLYNLLHDLRAKVEVNHFEKYMN is encoded by the coding sequence ATGAAAAGATTGGATACCATTCCCACTGGAAAAATAGAACGAGCTGGAAAACTCGTCAAAACTGGCGTTAAGATAGGCGGCAATTACGTTAAATACTATGGCAAAAAACTGGTCGACCCACAGACCAACCGTGATACATTGAATCAAGACAATGCAGAGGATATTTATGATGGCCTAAAGAGTTTGAAGGGAAGTGCCCTAAAGGTGGCACAAATGCTCAGTATGGAAAAGAACTTGCTTCCCCGTGCCTACGTGGAAAAATTCTCCCTGTCCCAATTTTCGGTTCCGCCGTTGTCCGCTCCCTTGGTTCGTAAAACTTTCAAAAAGTATTTGGGGAAGTATCCAGAGGATGTTTTTGATGGGTTTGAAAAGGACTCCGTCAACGCAGCTAGCATAGGACAGGTGCACCGTGCCAACAAGGATGGTAAAAAACTGGCAGTAAAAATTCAATATCCAGGAGTTGCCGAAAGCATTAGCAGCGATTTGGCCTTGGTAAAGCCAGTGGCCATTAAAATGTTCAATTTAAAAGGGAAGGATTCCGAAAAATATTTCAAGGAAGTAGAGCACAAATTAGTGGAAGAGACCAACTATATTTTGGAACTGGAGCAAAGTGATGAAATTACCACCGCTTGCACGGTTATTCCGAACATGCAGTTTCCAAAATACTACCGAGAGCTATCCAGTGAGCGCATCTTGACCATGGATTGGATGGAAGGAATCCATTTGGGGGAATTTACCCAAACTGATTTCGATGCCGATTTGGGCAACAAATTAGGGCAGGCTCTTTGGGATTTTTATATGTTCCAAATCCATAAATTGAGAAGGGTACATGCCGACCCACATCCGGGAAACTTTTTGGTGAGCTCCGAAGGCAGTTTGATTGCCATTGATTTTGGTTGCATAAAAGAAATACCTGAAGAATTCTATGTGCCTTATTTTGAACTGGCCAAAGAGGAAAACATCAATAATGATGAGGTGTTTATGGAGAAACTGTACGAACTGGAAATCCTGACATCCACCGATTCTGAAGAAGAACTGCAATTTTTTAAGGCCTTGTTCAAAGAAATGCTCACCATTTTTACCTCACCCTTTCATAGAGAAACATTTGATTTTGGCCATGAAGGTTTTTGGGCCAAGATTGCGAACCTTAGCGAACGGTATTCTAAAGATGAACAAATTCGAAAAATGAACGGAAATCGTGGTTCCAAACACTTTTTGTACATAAATCGCACGTTTTTTGGACTTTATAACTTGTTGCACGATTTAAGGGCCAAGGTAGAGGTGAACCATTTTGAAAAGTATATGAACTAA
- the htpG gene encoding molecular chaperone HtpG — MATGKINVSVENIFPLIKKFLYSDHEIFLRELISNATDATLKLKHLTSIGETKVEYGNPIIEVKVDKDNKRIHIIDQGIGMTEEEVKKYINEVAFSGAEEFLDKYKDAGKDAGIIGHFGLGFYSAFMVAEKVEIITKSHQKAPAVHWSCDGSPEFSIEPSNKTERGTEIILHIAEDSTEFLEDARIRELLTKYNKFMPIPIKFGTKTETLPKPEGAKEEEPAPTKEVDDIINNPNPAWTKQPTDLKEEDYKSFYRELYPMQFEEPLFHIHLNVDYPFNLTGILYFPKLTNDLSIQKDKIQLYQNQVFVTDNVEGIVPEFLTMLKGVIDSPDIPLNVSRSYLQADGAVKKISSYITRKVADKLTSLFKNNREDFEQKWNDIKVVIEYGMLSEDKFFDKADKFALYPSVDGDFYTFEELEAKIKDNQTDKDDKLVVLYASNKEAQHSYIEAAKKKGYEVLLLDSPIVPHLMQKLETSKEDLSFVRVDADHVDNLIKKEDTAISKLSDEEKDRLKADLEKVVSDKGYTIQMEAMESSASPFIITEPEFMRRMKEMQQTGGGGMFGMGNMPDMYNLIVNTNHELVSEILNTKTAKKRERLINQSLDLARLSKGLLKGEELTNFIARSYDMIK, encoded by the coding sequence ATGGCTACAGGTAAAATCAATGTTTCAGTAGAGAACATTTTTCCTTTGATCAAAAAATTTCTGTATAGTGACCACGAAATTTTCTTGAGGGAACTTATTTCCAATGCTACAGATGCAACCTTAAAACTAAAGCACCTTACATCCATTGGGGAAACGAAAGTGGAATACGGGAACCCTATAATCGAGGTTAAGGTGGACAAGGACAACAAACGCATCCATATTATAGACCAAGGTATTGGTATGACCGAGGAGGAAGTGAAAAAGTACATTAACGAAGTGGCTTTTTCCGGCGCCGAGGAATTTTTGGACAAATACAAGGATGCCGGTAAAGATGCTGGTATCATTGGGCATTTTGGTCTTGGTTTCTATTCCGCCTTTATGGTTGCGGAGAAAGTGGAAATCATTACAAAAAGTCACCAAAAAGCACCTGCGGTGCATTGGAGCTGTGACGGATCTCCCGAATTTTCCATTGAACCTAGCAACAAGACAGAAAGAGGTACCGAGATTATACTTCACATAGCTGAGGATTCCACAGAATTTTTGGAAGATGCGAGAATCCGTGAACTTTTGACCAAATACAACAAGTTCATGCCCATTCCAATCAAATTTGGAACAAAAACGGAAACCCTTCCCAAACCAGAAGGTGCCAAAGAAGAAGAACCGGCGCCTACCAAAGAGGTAGATGACATCATCAACAACCCAAACCCAGCGTGGACCAAGCAACCTACGGATTTAAAGGAGGAAGATTACAAAAGCTTTTATAGGGAGTTGTACCCCATGCAATTCGAGGAACCCTTGTTCCATATTCACTTGAACGTGGATTATCCGTTCAACTTAACGGGTATCCTATATTTCCCAAAGTTGACGAACGACCTTAGCATACAAAAGGATAAAATTCAGTTGTACCAGAACCAAGTGTTCGTTACCGATAATGTGGAAGGCATTGTTCCTGAATTCTTGACGATGTTAAAAGGTGTAATCGATTCTCCCGACATTCCTTTGAACGTATCCAGGTCCTATTTACAGGCTGATGGTGCGGTGAAGAAAATTTCTTCCTACATCACCAGAAAAGTGGCCGATAAATTGACTTCGCTCTTTAAAAACAACCGCGAGGATTTTGAACAGAAGTGGAACGACATTAAAGTGGTGATAGAGTACGGGATGCTTTCCGAAGATAAATTCTTTGACAAGGCGGATAAGTTTGCGCTTTACCCATCGGTTGATGGCGACTTCTACACTTTCGAAGAATTGGAAGCCAAAATTAAGGACAACCAAACCGATAAGGATGATAAATTGGTGGTGTTGTATGCTTCCAACAAAGAAGCGCAACATAGTTATATTGAAGCGGCCAAGAAAAAGGGATACGAAGTGCTCCTATTGGATTCCCCAATTGTACCGCACTTGATGCAAAAATTGGAAACTTCTAAAGAAGACCTATCGTTTGTTAGGGTAGATGCCGATCATGTGGACAACCTCATCAAAAAAGAGGACACGGCCATTTCCAAATTGTCCGATGAAGAAAAAGACCGCCTCAAGGCGGATTTGGAAAAAGTAGTTTCCGATAAGGGGTATACTATTCAAATGGAGGCCATGGAAAGTAGTGCATCGCCCTTCATTATTACCGAGCCAGAGTTTATGCGTAGAATGAAGGAAATGCAACAAACTGGCGGCGGCGGTATGTTCGGTATGGGCAATATGCCGGATATGTACAATCTTATCGTAAACACCAATCACGAGTTGGTCAGCGAGATCTTGAATACCAAGACCGCAAAAAAACGGGAAAGGTTGATCAATCAATCTTTGGATTTGGCTCGCCTCTCCAAAGGTTTGCTAAAAGGCGAAGAGCTTACCAATTTTATTGCGAGAAGCTATGATATGATTAAATAA
- a CDS encoding 3-oxoacyl-ACP synthase III family protein yields MYNSRISGLGFYVPENVVTNDDLSKVMDTNDEWIQERTGIKERRHVVKGTDTTTSMGVKAAKKAIERAGIDKDEIDFIVFATLSPDYYFPGPGVLVQRDLGLKRTIGALDVRNQCSGFVYGISVADQYIKSGMYKNVLVIGSELHSHGLDMTTRGRGVSVIFGDGAGAAVLTREEDASKGILSTHLHSEGQHAEELSLIAPGMGKRWVNDIIADADPEDTSYYPYMNGQFVFKNAVVRFSEVIMEGLSKNNLSPTDIDMLIPHQANLRISQFIQKKFGLKDDQVYNNIMKYGNTTAASIPIALTEAWEAEKIKEGDLVVLAAFGSGFTWGSVIIRW; encoded by the coding sequence ATGTATAACTCAAGAATATCAGGATTGGGATTTTACGTCCCTGAAAATGTGGTCACTAACGACGATTTGTCCAAAGTGATGGACACGAATGACGAATGGATTCAAGAACGGACCGGTATAAAGGAAAGGCGCCATGTTGTAAAAGGTACCGATACCACCACATCCATGGGGGTAAAAGCGGCCAAAAAAGCAATTGAACGTGCCGGCATTGATAAGGATGAAATAGATTTCATTGTTTTTGCCACACTGAGCCCCGATTATTACTTTCCTGGCCCCGGGGTTTTGGTACAACGCGATTTGGGATTAAAAAGAACTATAGGGGCACTCGATGTTCGAAACCAATGTTCTGGTTTTGTCTACGGAATTTCCGTTGCTGATCAATACATAAAAAGTGGTATGTACAAAAATGTACTTGTTATCGGTTCCGAACTACATTCTCATGGTTTGGATATGACAACAAGAGGTAGGGGCGTATCCGTAATTTTTGGAGATGGTGCAGGAGCTGCCGTATTGACCCGCGAAGAAGATGCTTCAAAAGGAATTCTTTCCACCCATTTACATTCCGAAGGGCAACATGCCGAAGAACTTTCCTTGATTGCGCCCGGAATGGGCAAAAGATGGGTGAACGATATTATTGCAGATGCAGACCCCGAGGATACTTCGTATTACCCTTATATGAACGGGCAATTTGTGTTTAAAAATGCTGTGGTCCGCTTTAGTGAGGTAATTATGGAGGGTTTAAGCAAGAATAATTTATCTCCAACAGATATTGATATGCTGATTCCGCATCAGGCCAACTTGCGGATTTCACAATTCATCCAAAAGAAATTTGGGTTGAAGGACGACCAAGTGTACAACAACATTATGAAATACGGAAACACCACGGCCGCATCCATACCCATTGCTTTAACAGAGGCATGGGAAGCTGAAAAAATCAAAGAAGGAGATTTGGTAGTGCTTGCCGCCTTTGGTAGTGGCTTTACTTGGGGCAGCGTGATTATTCGGTGGTAG